From the Teredinibacter turnerae T7901 genome, one window contains:
- the rplW gene encoding 50S ribosomal protein L23, with protein sequence MNQERLYKVLLGPVISEKAAMAAEIANQAVFKVVSDASKSEIKAAVEKLFNVSVEGVRVLNVKGKTKRTRYGMGRRSDWKKAYVTLAEGSEIDFESGE encoded by the coding sequence ATGAACCAGGAGCGCCTGTATAAAGTTTTGCTTGGACCGGTAATTTCCGAAAAGGCAGCAATGGCTGCTGAAATCGCGAATCAGGCAGTGTTTAAAGTTGTCAGTGATGCGAGCAAGTCCGAGATCAAAGCTGCTGTAGAAAAGCTGTTTAATGTGAGTGTTGAGGGCGTTCGCGTTCTCAATGTTAAAGGCAAAACCAAGCGCACTCGCTACGGCATGGGCCGTCGCAGCGATTGGAAAAAGGCTTATGTCACTCTGGCCGAAGGGTCCGAGATCGACTTTGAGTCTGGTGAGTAA
- the rplB gene encoding 50S ribosomal protein L2, whose protein sequence is MPIQKRKPTSAGRRFVVSVVNPDLHKGAPYAPLLEKKSKSGGRNNNGRITTRHIGGGHKQHYRKIDFKRNKDGIPAKVERLEYDPNRTAHIALVCYADGERRYIIAPKGLKAGDFIESGDASAIKVGNTLPLRNVPVGSVIHCIELKPGKGAQLARSAGASVQLVAREGQYATLRLRSGEMRKVEVECRATLGEVSNSEHSLRSLGKAGAKRWRGVRPTVRGVAMNPVDHPHGGGEGRTSGGRHPVSPWGTPTKGYKTRSNKRTDKMIVRRRNKK, encoded by the coding sequence ATGCCTATTCAAAAACGTAAGCCAACTTCAGCCGGTCGACGCTTTGTTGTAAGCGTTGTTAATCCTGACCTCCACAAAGGTGCGCCCTACGCACCTTTGCTCGAGAAAAAGTCAAAATCCGGCGGTCGTAACAATAATGGCCGTATCACCACTCGTCATATTGGTGGTGGTCACAAGCAGCATTACCGAAAAATTGATTTCAAGCGCAACAAAGACGGTATTCCGGCGAAAGTTGAGCGTTTGGAATACGATCCAAACCGCACTGCGCATATCGCACTCGTGTGTTATGCCGATGGTGAGCGCCGTTACATCATTGCGCCGAAAGGCCTGAAGGCTGGCGATTTCATCGAGTCTGGTGATGCATCTGCGATCAAAGTGGGCAACACTCTGCCACTGCGCAATGTTCCAGTGGGTAGCGTTATTCACTGTATCGAACTGAAGCCTGGTAAAGGTGCTCAGTTGGCTCGCTCTGCGGGTGCTTCGGTACAGTTGGTTGCTCGCGAAGGTCAGTACGCCACTCTGCGTTTGCGCTCCGGCGAGATGCGTAAAGTAGAAGTTGAGTGTCGCGCGACTCTGGGCGAAGTTTCAAACAGTGAACACAGTTTGCGTTCGCTGGGTAAGGCTGGTGCTAAGCGCTGGCGTGGTGTACGCCCAACCGTTCGCGGTGTTGCGATGAACCCGGTTGATCACCCACATGGTGGTGGTGAGGGACGTACCTCTGGTGGTCGTCATCCCGTATCTCCATGGGGTACTCCTACCAAGGGTTATAAAACACGCAGCAATAAGCGTACTGACAAGATGATTGTTCGTCGTCGCAACAAGAAATAA
- the rpsS gene encoding 30S ribosomal protein S19, with the protein MPRSLKKGPFIDHHLLKKVEVAAEKNDRRPIKTWSRRSMILPEMVGLTIAVHNGRQHVPVLVSEEMVGHKLGEFAATRTYRGHVADKKAKR; encoded by the coding sequence GTGCCACGTTCACTGAAGAAAGGTCCTTTTATCGACCACCATCTTTTGAAAAAAGTGGAAGTTGCGGCGGAAAAAAATGATCGTCGTCCCATTAAAACCTGGTCTCGTCGTTCGATGATTCTGCCAGAGATGGTGGGTCTGACTATCGCTGTCCACAATGGACGTCAACACGTGCCTGTCCTGGTTAGCGAAGAGATGGTCGGACACAAATTGGGTGAGTTTGCGGCTACCCGCACTTACCGTGGTCATGTTGCAGATAAGAAAGCGAAGCGCTAA
- the rplV gene encoding 50S ribosomal protein L22, whose amino-acid sequence MEVAAKLRGAGLSAQKARLVADQIRGKSVEEALDLLAFSTKKGAAVIKKVLESAIANAEHNEGADVDELKVSTIFVDEGLTMKRIRPRAKGRADRIFKRTCHITVKVADQ is encoded by the coding sequence ATGGAAGTTGCAGCTAAATTACGCGGTGCTGGCTTGTCTGCGCAAAAGGCGCGCTTGGTGGCAGACCAGATTCGCGGTAAATCAGTTGAAGAAGCTTTGGATTTGTTGGCGTTCAGCACTAAAAAAGGTGCTGCAGTCATCAAGAAAGTTTTGGAATCGGCGATTGCCAATGCCGAGCACAACGAAGGTGCCGACGTTGATGAGCTGAAGGTGTCCACTATTTTCGTGGATGAAGGTTTAACGATGAAGCGCATTCGTCCGCGCGCGAAGGGTCGTGCTGACCGTATCTTCAAGCGTACATGCCACATCACCGTTAAAGTAGCGGATCAGTAA
- the rpsC gene encoding 30S ribosomal protein S3, with amino-acid sequence MGQKVHPTGIRLGIVKKHTSTWYASKGDYADKLNEDLKVRAYIQKVLSHASVSRVDIERPANTARVTIHTARPGIVIGKKGEDVEKLRAEISKQMGVPVHINIEEIRKPDLDGVLVAQSVAQQLERRVMFRRAMKRAVQNAMRQGAEGVKIQVSGRLGGAEIARTEWYREGRVPLHTLRADIDYATAEASTTYGIIGVKVWIFKGEIIGGLEEAESAPKKKGAK; translated from the coding sequence ATGGGTCAGAAAGTACATCCAACAGGCATCCGTCTCGGCATTGTTAAGAAGCACACCTCTACCTGGTACGCCAGCAAGGGTGACTACGCAGATAAGCTGAACGAAGACTTGAAAGTGCGTGCCTATATCCAAAAGGTATTGTCTCACGCCTCAGTAAGCCGTGTAGATATTGAGCGTCCTGCGAACACTGCGCGTGTAACTATTCACACTGCGCGTCCAGGCATCGTTATTGGTAAAAAAGGTGAAGATGTAGAAAAGCTGCGCGCTGAAATCAGCAAGCAGATGGGTGTTCCCGTCCACATCAACATCGAAGAAATTCGCAAGCCGGATCTGGATGGCGTACTGGTAGCGCAAAGCGTTGCTCAGCAGCTCGAGCGCCGCGTAATGTTTCGTCGTGCTATGAAGCGCGCGGTACAGAACGCAATGCGTCAAGGTGCAGAAGGTGTAAAAATCCAGGTTAGCGGTCGACTCGGCGGTGCTGAGATTGCGCGTACCGAATGGTACCGCGAAGGTCGTGTACCTCTGCACACTCTGCGTGCAGATATCGACTACGCTACTGCAGAAGCGTCCACCACTTACGGCATCATTGGTGTAAAAGTGTGGATCTTCAAAGGCGAAATTATTGGTGGACTGGAAGAAGCCGAGTCTGCTCCTAAGAAAAAAGGCGCTAAGTAA
- the rplP gene encoding 50S ribosomal protein L16 — MLQPKRTKFRKQMKGRNRGLAQRGSKVSFGEFGLKAVARGRITARQIEAARRAMTRHVKRGGKIWIRVFPDKPITEKPLEVRQGKGKGNVEYWVAQIQPGKVLYEMEGVSEELAREAFALAAAKLPLNTTFVKRSVM; from the coding sequence ATGCTGCAACCAAAGCGTACAAAATTCCGTAAGCAAATGAAGGGGCGCAATCGCGGCTTGGCGCAACGCGGCTCCAAAGTTAGCTTTGGTGAATTCGGACTCAAAGCGGTAGCTCGTGGACGCATTACTGCGCGTCAGATCGAAGCGGCCCGTCGTGCAATGACTCGTCACGTTAAGCGTGGCGGTAAAATCTGGATCCGAGTATTTCCAGACAAACCTATTACTGAAAAACCGCTGGAAGTTCGTCAGGGTAAAGGTAAAGGTAACGTTGAGTACTGGGTAGCGCAAATCCAGCCAGGCAAAGTTCTTTATGAAATGGAAGGTGTTTCTGAAGAACTGGCCCGCGAAGCTTTTGCGCTGGCAGCAGCAAAACTGCCTTTGAACACAACTTTTGTTAAGCGGTCGGTGATGTGA
- the rpmC gene encoding 50S ribosomal protein L29: MKASELNEKSVDELKQELLTQLEAQFKLRMQKSTGQLNQTHLVKQTRRDIARIKTVLRQKAATK, translated from the coding sequence ATGAAAGCAAGTGAACTTAACGAAAAGTCAGTTGATGAGCTGAAGCAAGAACTGCTCACTCAGTTGGAAGCGCAATTTAAGCTTCGCATGCAAAAGTCTACTGGCCAGCTGAATCAAACCCATTTGGTGAAGCAAACCCGTCGCGACATTGCTCGCATTAAAACGGTTCTGCGCCAGAAAGCGGCAACTAAGTAA
- the rpsQ gene encoding 30S ribosomal protein S17 → MAEAEKLVRTLTGKVVSDKMDKSVVVLIERRVKHPVYGKYVSKSTKIKAHDENNECNQGDTVTIAESRPLSKTKSWTLVKIEERATRI, encoded by the coding sequence ATGGCTGAAGCAGAAAAATTGGTACGTACGCTAACTGGCAAGGTTGTTAGCGACAAAATGGATAAATCCGTTGTTGTTTTGATTGAGCGTCGCGTAAAGCACCCGGTATACGGCAAATACGTGAGCAAATCTACCAAGATTAAAGCTCATGACGAAAACAACGAATGTAACCAAGGCGATACCGTAACTATCGCTGAGTCCCGTCCTCTGTCGAAAACCAAGTCCTGGACTTTGGTTAAAATCGAAGAGCGCGCGACGCGAATTTAA
- the rplN gene encoding 50S ribosomal protein L14 — translation MIQTETYLDVADNSGARRVMCIKVLGGSHRRYAGVGDVIKVTVKEAIPRGKVKKGQVMKAVVVRTKKGVRRPDGSLIRFDDNAAVLLNNQEAPVGTRIFGPVTRELRGEKFMKIISLAPEVL, via the coding sequence ATGATTCAAACAGAAACTTATTTGGACGTAGCCGATAACAGTGGCGCGCGTCGCGTAATGTGTATCAAGGTGTTGGGTGGCTCCCACCGTCGCTACGCCGGCGTCGGCGATGTGATTAAAGTTACTGTTAAGGAAGCAATTCCTCGCGGTAAAGTTAAAAAAGGCCAAGTAATGAAGGCAGTTGTTGTGCGCACCAAAAAAGGTGTGCGTCGCCCAGACGGTTCTCTTATCCGTTTCGACGACAACGCAGCGGTACTGCTGAACAATCAGGAAGCCCCTGTAGGTACTCGTATCTTCGGCCCGGTAACCCGTGAACTGCGTGGTGAAAAGTTTATGAAGATTATCTCTCTGGCACCCGAAGTACTGTAA
- the rplX gene encoding 50S ribosomal protein L24, which translates to MRKIKRNDEVVVITGRDKGKRGKVTRVLPDNRVIVSGIQMIKKHQKPNPQLGVAGGIVEKEAPIQVSNVAIYNPSTQKADRVGFKVLEDGNKIRVFKSDGNAIDA; encoded by the coding sequence ATGCGCAAAATTAAACGTAATGACGAAGTGGTGGTAATCACCGGTCGTGATAAAGGTAAGCGCGGAAAAGTGACCCGCGTACTGCCTGATAATCGAGTCATCGTCTCCGGCATTCAGATGATCAAAAAACATCAGAAGCCGAACCCTCAGCTAGGCGTAGCTGGTGGTATCGTTGAGAAAGAAGCCCCGATTCAGGTATCAAACGTCGCTATCTACAATCCAAGCACCCAAAAAGCGGATCGTGTTGGATTTAAAGTGTTGGAAGACGGAAACAAGATTCGAGTTTTCAAATCCGACGGCAATGCTATTGACGCATAA
- the rplE gene encoding 50S ribosomal protein L5, producing MARLKEKYLNEIAPKLKEELGVANVMEIPRITKITLNMGVGEAIGDKKVLENAVADLEKIAGQKPVITKARKSIAGFKVREGWPVGCKVTLRRERMYEFLDRLVSIAIPRVRDFRGISPKQFDGRGNFSMGVNEQIIFPEIEYDKVDKLRGLDICISTTARTNEEGRALLKAFSFPFKG from the coding sequence ATGGCAAGGCTTAAAGAAAAGTATCTCAACGAAATTGCTCCCAAGCTGAAAGAAGAGCTTGGTGTAGCTAACGTAATGGAAATTCCGCGCATTACCAAAATTACCCTCAACATGGGTGTTGGTGAAGCTATCGGCGATAAGAAAGTTTTGGAAAACGCAGTTGCAGACCTCGAGAAAATCGCGGGTCAAAAACCGGTTATTACCAAAGCTCGTAAATCTATCGCTGGCTTTAAAGTACGTGAAGGCTGGCCGGTAGGCTGTAAAGTTACTCTGCGTCGTGAGCGTATGTACGAATTTTTGGATCGCCTGGTAAGTATCGCGATTCCTCGAGTACGTGACTTCCGTGGTATCAGCCCTAAGCAATTTGACGGTCGCGGAAACTTCTCTATGGGTGTGAATGAGCAAATCATTTTCCCTGAGATTGAATACGACAAAGTAGACAAGCTGCGTGGTTTGGATATTTGTATCTCCACCACTGCTCGTACTAACGAAGAAGGTCGCGCTTTGCTTAAAGCGTTTAGCTTCCCGTTCAAAGGTTAG
- the rpsN gene encoding 30S ribosomal protein S14: MAKKSMIAREVKRAKAVDKYAAKREELKAVISSVESSDDQVWEAMIKLQKLPRDSSAARGQRRCRVTGRPHAVYRKFGLCRNKLREAAMRGDVPGLVKASW; encoded by the coding sequence ATGGCTAAGAAATCAATGATCGCCCGCGAAGTTAAGCGCGCGAAAGCTGTCGATAAATACGCTGCAAAGCGCGAAGAGCTGAAAGCGGTTATCAGCAGCGTTGAGTCTTCCGATGATCAAGTTTGGGAAGCAATGATCAAGTTGCAGAAGCTGCCTCGTGATAGCAGTGCAGCACGCGGTCAGCGTCGTTGTCGTGTTACTGGTCGTCCCCATGCGGTTTACCGCAAGTTCGGCCTGTGTCGAAACAAATTGCGCGAAGCTGCAATGCGCGGCGACGTACCAGGCCTGGTTAAAGCTAGCTGGTAA
- the rpsH gene encoding 30S ribosomal protein S8 has product MSMQDPIADMLTRIRNAQMVGKTSVTMPSSKLKKSVANVLTEEGYVAGFNATDGVKAELTIDLKYFEGKPVIAELDRISRPGLRAYAGKDELPTVRGGLGIAIVSTSKGVMTDRAARAAGVGGEIICTVF; this is encoded by the coding sequence ATGAGTATGCAAGACCCTATCGCGGATATGCTGACGCGCATTCGCAATGCACAAATGGTCGGTAAAACCTCTGTGACTATGCCTTCTTCCAAGTTGAAGAAGAGCGTCGCAAATGTTTTGACAGAAGAAGGTTATGTAGCTGGTTTCAATGCTACAGACGGCGTTAAAGCTGAATTGACCATCGACCTTAAATATTTCGAAGGTAAGCCGGTAATCGCAGAGTTGGATCGCATTAGCCGTCCTGGACTGCGTGCTTACGCAGGTAAAGACGAGCTGCCAACTGTTCGCGGCGGCTTGGGAATTGCCATCGTGTCCACCAGTAAGGGTGTCATGACCGATCGCGCAGCTCGCGCAGCTGGCGTTGGTGGCGAAATTATTTGTACTGTTTTCTAA